The genomic region CCCCCGCGACACATTCATCACCGCTTCTCCTCCAGCGCCCGCAGGACCCTTTCCACCGCTTCCTCCGGGGACCCTGCGGGAATGATGCCGGCGTCCGGGACGCCGTCCTTCAGCAGGGTCCAGGTATGCAGGCCCACCACCGGCTTCCCCATCCGGAGGGCCAGGGCGATTTCTGACAGGGTGCCGTATTCGCCGGCGACGGCGATGGCCGCCTCGCCGGCACGCACCACCAACGCGTTGCGCATCTCCCCCATGCCGGTCGGAATGACCACATCCACATAGGGGTTGGCGGCGCCCGGCTCATCCCCCGGCAGGATGCCGATGGTCAGCCCGCCGGCGCGCCGCGCCCCGCGGCAGGCCGCCTCCATGACGCCGCCCAATCCGCCGCATACCACGCCCCAGCCCCGCCGCGCCAGCTCATAGCCCACGCGCTCCGCCATTTCAGCGGTGCGCGCGTCGCACTGGCCGGCGCCGATGACCGACATCAACCGCAGGCGCGCCATCCCCGACCTCCTTACCTGCGTCCGGACAAGGGGGCCTCGCCCAATGGGGTATATATCGGGCCGGCCGGCCGCAGGTCACTGCGGAACAGGATCACCGATGTGACCGCCTGCTCTCCCAACTGCCCGATCTGGGTGCGCTCAATCAACTGGGATATCTCCCGCAGTTCCGCCGGCCGCACCCCATCCCGCACCCGCCCCAGCGTCAGGTGCGGGGAGAAGCCGCGTTCCTCCGGCGGGAATCCCAGGGGATGCAGGGCACGCTCCACCCGCATTTGCAGGGCCTGGAGCTGGCCGGTCGCTTCCCGCACGCCGGCCCACAGGACGCGCGGCCGGCGCACCCCCGGGAAGCACCCGAACCCCTCTACGACGAACGAGAAGGGGGGCAGGTCCGCCACCTCACGGCGCAGGGCGGCAAGGATAGGCTCCACCTGCTCGGGCTGAATGTCTCCCAGGAACTTCAGCGTCAGATGGATGTTGGCGGCCGGCACCCACTTCACCGCGCTCGGCGGCGCATCCGCCTGGAGCCGGCGCAGGAGCCTGTCCAGCTCCCGATGCAGTTCCTCTCCCAGAGCAATGGCGATGAACGAACGGATAGGCATGTTTCTTTCCTCGTTTGAAATTGCGCGCTATGTGATCAACGCCATGAGCACGGTCAGGGTGAGAGTGCTCGCCAGTGTGGTCATGAGCACCATGCCGGAGGCGTACTCCGGCGCCGAACGAAACTCCGTGGTGATGATGACGGAGGTGACGGCCGCCGGCATGGCCGACTGCAGGACAGCCACCTGCCAGGCGACTCCGCTGAGATGCAGAGCATTGGCCAGAAGGACGCCCACCGCCGGCCCGATCAACAGCCGCACCGCCGTCCCCAGCGCCAGCGTCGGCCAGTCCTTGTCCAACTGGGCGCGGGTGAGCTGCATGCCCAGCACCATCAGCAGGATGGGGACCGAGGCCTTGCCGGCCAGGTCGGTGGCTTTCACCAGGGGATCGGGCACGTGCCAGCCGGCGAGG from Anaerolineae bacterium harbors:
- a CDS encoding TIGR00725 family protein, which encodes MARLRLMSVIGAGQCDARTAEMAERVGYELARRGWGVVCGGLGGVMEAACRGARRAGGLTIGILPGDEPGAANPYVDVVIPTGMGEMRNALVVRAGEAAIAVAGEYGTLSEIALALRMGKPVVGLHTWTLLKDGVPDAGIIPAGSPEEAVERVLRALEEKR
- the thpR gene encoding RNA 2',3'-cyclic phosphodiesterase; this encodes MPIRSFIAIALGEELHRELDRLLRRLQADAPPSAVKWVPAANIHLTLKFLGDIQPEQVEPILAALRREVADLPPFSFVVEGFGCFPGVRRPRVLWAGVREATGQLQALQMRVERALHPLGFPPEERGFSPHLTLGRVRDGVRPAELREISQLIERTQIGQLGEQAVTSVILFRSDLRPAGPIYTPLGEAPLSGRR